In Sesamum indicum cultivar Zhongzhi No. 13 linkage group LG8, S_indicum_v1.0, whole genome shotgun sequence, the sequence AACCATGCATAAACCCTGGACATTGTATTAGTATGAAAAGCATTAGGACtatgaatatttgaaaataagatTAGTTATAGGCAAATGATTTTGGTCAAAGATGACAATGGAGAAATATTCGTTTTAggtttttgataaaataacaaaGTTAGGGAGCAATAAGTCTATGGTATTGACAGAAGGTCAAACCTGGCTTATGCGAAGATTATAGTTGAAAGGAAACTTATTGCGGAATATAACATGGAAAACATATTATTCAAGGTTTACATGAGTATATTTGTTCCCATGTGTTGGATGCATCCTCgctattatttatgtatacatTCCATCTTATTCCTTTCGCTGCTGTTGGCAACTCTGATCTTTTTATTACCATGTATTATCACTCTACTTTTTCTTTGTCTCTGAATAAATTAGCACATGCCAGCAGGGAGCAGGTATTAGTGGGAGCTCGTTCTATCTCAACTCAAGTTGGTAAGATAAGCTCTTAACTCGAGGATAATTTTCATGAgttatttgctataatttcAACCTTGCATGTTGAACTTGTCTTTGTTGGAAAATGAAATGTTCATTGATGATGCTGCAATGTGTAGTTCGCAACCGTATGAAGAGTGTAAGGAATATTCAGAAAATTACAAAGGCTATGAAGATGGTTGCAGCTTCAAAGCTCCGGGCTATTCAGACCAGAGCTGAAAATTCACGTGGCCTATGGCAGCCATTTACAGCTCTTCTTGGTGACATCCCAAGTGAGTTCATAGATAACACTCGTTTGTGTCTCATTTTCTCTGttgtgtgtgtttatatatacttCTAATTCACCTTATGCCTTTTCTTTCACATCATTTTTGCTTGATTTATGGGTATCGTATTTCTGTCCATTATGATTCAAGAATTGTGCTGTCTACTAAAACCATGCACTGTCCTCATTATGATTTTCCTGTTGAAGCGCTGTCACTAAATATACGGGGTTGCTTCTGAGCATGGCTATGTGATGGGGAATAAAGTTGAATCGTTTTTACTCAAGGGCCTTCAGGTGTATTAGCTGCATATTTCTGTACATTTCTTCTGTGATTTTTTTTGCCAAATTTTTGTAGCAAAGATATCTAGGAGAGGACAAAATGAGAACATTCTGAGTGATGTCttgttcttttattctttttcttgtgtggttaaattaatttagccGAAGCTGGTAGTCCATGCATCACCTTTTGAAGGAATTGAGATCCATCTCAAGGACATCACTTCAAGTGTATACctcatgtaataattacttttaccCCATTACATTGGGGTACGATTTTCTTTGGTCCAGCCTGAAGTAATTCCTTACTTAGTGTTAGATTTGACTGCAATTACTTCCACCAGAAGTTGCGTATTACATATGTCTTTGGGATCTATTACTGCTGATCTTTACACTTCAGTTTGGTATTATGCTCCATTCTGCATGTGCTCAAGCTTAAACAACTGTCAAGAAAGTAGTTTAAGCATGAATGACAAAGGAAGCTTCTATACTGTTACCTGGATGCTATGCTTGAAAGTCACGATATGTCTTCTTGTCACAAATCACTAACCTTTGTATATGAAGAATGCATGCATGGTTATACTTAATGCCAAATTCTCAGATCAAGTGCTATTACTGCATCACGTCAAACTAAGACTAATTCACCTAGCTGCTAGCATTCTTATGCAGAATGCTTATCCTCactgttttatttatattgttccAGTCTTCTCAAGTGAAATGGCTATTGTTATGTCCATTCTGCATTCTCATTTCTGAACTCTTTCTGTAGCCATTAAACTAGATGGCTTTGTTTTCAACTTATCTATCTTCACTTAAGTCGCTGATTTTTCTTGTACTCAACTAATCCATCTGTTTTACCGCACAAGGTGTGGATGTCAAGAAGAATGTTATTGTCACAATCTCCTCAGATAAAGGACTCTGTGGTGGAATTAACTCTACTGCTGTCAAGATAAGCAGGGGCAtccataaattaaattctgGTACATTGTGTGTTTGCCAAAGTTCTGAGTTCGCTCTCCTTCTCCCGTTCTTCTTACTTTCCCTTTCCTCATCAGTTTGCATAAGGGTCATTAACCACAAATTGTGTGGTTCCAGGTCCCGAAAAGGAATGTAAATATGTCATTTTGGGAGAGAAGGCCAAGGCCCAACTTGTGCGAGACTCAAAGAAAGACATTGAGCTATCGATGACTGAGTTGCAGAAGAATCCTCTGAACTATACTCAGGTTGTCTTTGTTCCAAGCCCAGTTTCTTTTAAAATGCTCGCTCTATTAGTTagatgataaatatttgttttgtgtgctaaattctGTTTGACTCCCACTTTCTGAGTACAGTTTCCGTCTTGTTCTTTCTTGTTGAGACTTTCAAATCGGTAAAAAGATAAACCAACCTGAGGTTTTCTCTAGGTCTCTTGACTTATTGGCCATTCAGTTTTTACTTGCATGAGTTTAGAACCTATGTTTAGGTAGGCTCAGAATAGCTTTTTGTGAAACAGTAGCTAATCAGCTCCAACGGAGCGTGCATTGCAACCTTTAGCCATTTACCATAATGGTCTGGATTAAGGTGGAAATACTACTTTTTCAATGATATACTATTGTATGATCTGCTCAATTCACCTCATTGATTATTTCAAGACACCAAAATTTGAGGATCTCCATCAAATGATGCAATAAGTGTTCCATGGCATGTACAACATGACGAGCTATAACTCATTGCAACCTCTAGTTTTATACAGGAACAAACATAAGATTGATGACCAATTATAAGTGTTAAAGCATATCTTGTCTGAAAAATGGCTTAAACTCTTATGTTGGTTTATGTTGCCTACTTGGATTTAAGAGTCTATTTTTACCATGCCACACAAGCTGATTATGGCTGGTCAGCTTCATTTGTGGGATATACTGGTAACATTTTGTATTTAGTCTGTAAATTTTGTTCGCACTCTTAGCCAATTTTCTGGATTAGGTCAGTTTTTCCTACTGCTGAACtgagatatttttattattgctACCCAGCATGTAGATTGCTTATGCCAGGGTTGAGTTTTACTGCTTAGCATAGCAGAATTtccagaaaaaggaaatactcctgaatttaaaaactatagcATATATCTTTGCAGTTTTTTGcttctgaaaatatattctatatcTGATTCACAAATTCTGGTCCACTTCAGGTTGCTGTGCTTGCTGATGACATCTTAAAGAATGTAGAGTATGATGCATTAAGGATTGTTTTCAACAAGTTCCAGTCGGTGGTCTCGTTTGTGCCAACAACCTCAACCGTCTTGTCTCCTGAGGTCATTTGATTGCATCAGCTGAATTCATTACTTGAATGCTTTTGTGAATAATATAACTGATGCATGTGAATCCAATGTGATGTCGGTATAGGTTGTGGAGAGAGAAGCTGAAGCTGGGGGAAAGCTTGGCGAATTGGATTCTTATGAAATTGAAGGAGGTGAAACTAAGTCAGAAGTGCTTCAAAATCTCGCAGAATTTCAATTCTCTTGTGTATGTTTTACCTTTCTGACTTACTACTCAGTATCGTTGTTTTATATTGGATTGAAAAACCCAGCTTATGATTAATCTATACTTACCttttgtttgttgtgatgACTTGTAATGTTTTCTTCAGGTTATGTTCAACGCAGTCCTAGAAAATGCTTGCAGTGAGCAGGGAGCTAGAATGTCTGCAATGGATAGCTCCAGTAGAAATGCAGGAGATATGCTTGATCGCCTTACTCTTACTTATAACAGGTTTGATTCGGCTCTCATCACAATTGTAGTGTTTACATGTCATACATCTAGACACTCCTTAACCAGCGTATCCATGCATCCAAACAATGTTTCTGAAGTGTGTTGGGCTGGTGGGTAGGCTAGAGGGATGACTAATCTTTGCAATAAACAGATATAGAAGCAGTGACTTCATTTCATCTGTTATTTTGTTATAACATCGTTAAATCTTCTCAAAGCACCAATCTGATGTGTCTTCATGTTCACTACAGAACTCGTCAAGCATCTATCACTACCGAATTGATAGAGATTATTTCTGGAGCATCAGCCTTGGAGGGCTAGTTAAACAAGGCTTCCGTCTCCTTGTCTTCCCTTGTCAGATGGTGACgaaataaaagtatttgtgAAGGAcactttttccctttttgacAATGCACTATCGAGCTTACAGTTTAATATACTTCAATAATCCCCTGGCTACTTCACACAGAGGATGCAGGCATTTGCTTTCAATTTCTATTAAATCCTGCTCATTATCTCATTTTTATGATCTTTAATCATGATTTCACTTGGACAGGGTACCAAGAAAGTATTTTCACTTAGATTTCACCTCGCCCATCTTTTGCTTCTCCTACATGCTAGCATTTCGCTCTTCCCCTCTTTTTCTTGTGTATATTTCTCCGACGTATCTCTGTTGCGTTGAGATATCATCAAATCTAAGAATTAGGTTCTTTCTTCTTGTAATCTCTCCGAGATCAGACACTTTTACCTTGTTACATAAGAGGGCAAATATTTTGCAGAAATCGTTTTTGTCAGCATAGCCGTGCAGAGGTCCTCTCTGTTGCGAGAAGTATGACAAATGCTTGGTAGAGTTAGGCACGTTTTAGTTTGCTTACTATGCACTAGTTCAATCTCTAAAGAGAAAGTGGGTACTTGGCATGTAGGAATGGATTTGGGTGGGAACTGAATGTGTTTAGGAATGGAACAAGACGGAAGAgaaatgattttattgcacccatttatgttatttgtgaGCTCTATTGgaagataaatatttgttaaaggTAAATGCACATAAATATGTAGATGACTACATATCATGCTTAAGTATTCAACTAGTCATGTTATATACTTTCTAGTTCTAAATATTtcgtatttttgtattttatatggATAAGAAAACGTTTAttacatgttttatttatatcttatGCCTATCAAAATTCTATCAGTTTTCGTAACATGGAAAATGTTTTGCacttagttataaattatatataaatatttataatattatagtattttatgataaaatattgtacttttatatgtatgaatatatgTGAGGTGGATACATTAGTAACCATAGATATAATAACGCcacaaataaaacaaaatactatctGGACTAAACAATACTGCATAATTCTTAACATTTTCACAAGTTCTACAATtatcttttatgtttttttttttttaattttaataagataCTGCATAGCTCGCATACCTTATTAGTACTAATTTGAAAGTCATGTCATGTGTGACAAagttcttattatttttggtgggaTGTGTGACAATATTGAAAAAACTTGTAAACTGTTAAATACAAGTCTCTCTGAAAGAGAGAACCAAccacatttttatattcatagatACATTTCCTATAGCACTTGAAAACAACACCAAATagatatgtaaaaaattacttttgcccactaatataaaatagggTAATTCATATTGATACcctatgaaattaaattaaagtacaCAAACACCTCTtgtcttttgtaaaattatagttacatcatttgtaattataattatattctatattcaaagaaaaaagtttatacaaacattttttatagatattaCACTAACAACTTCAGGGACTGcagttataattttacaaaaaataaaaatatttgtaaaatttaattaatttcaaaagatgtCGATATAATGTactatgtataatttaaaatttatctcaattaaccattattgtaatattataaaagaagcATTGTTTAAAATTGTACATACATTGAATTTGGTGGAGAAAATGATAGCTTAGTTTGAACAAGCTTTGATTTTCCTATATCAGATTATCACCATCTTTACCCATCTTCAAAACCAACAAAACAGATATTACATTTGATACTGATTGTTCCTTACCATTAACTCAACATTTGGATTTTATGGCTATTTCATTGATTTACATATGTATACaagatttgatatatatatatatatatcatacattgttttaaatacattaaattaaaaatatagaagatgTAACACAATCTTTGCCAagtggttttttcttttatgcaaaaagaacttgttgaatttattaattaaataattcaaaaacaaaataattggataattttgtttatgataattaatgttCCCCTGATTTAATTtcaagtataaattaaaataacaccCCATGATATTAAgtatattatacaaatattcttt encodes:
- the LOC105168864 gene encoding ATP synthase subunit gamma, mitochondrial isoform X1, yielding MAMTALRREGRRISGLLMSPHPVNLLRSSLASSDREQVLVGARSISTQVVRNRMKSVRNIQKITKAMKMVAASKLRAIQTRAENSRGLWQPFTALLGDIPSVDVKKNVIVTISSDKGLCGGINSTAVKISRGIHKLNSGPEKECKYVILGEKAKAQLVRDSKKDIELSMTELQKNPLNYTQVAVLADDILKNVEYDALRIVFNKFQSVVSFVPTTSTVLSPEVVEREAEAGGKLGELDSYEIEGGETKSEVLQNLAEFQFSCVMFNAVLENACSEQGARMSAMDSSSRNAGDMLDRLTLTYNRTRQASITTELIEIISGASALEG
- the LOC105168864 gene encoding ATP synthase subunit gamma, mitochondrial isoform X2, whose protein sequence is MAMTALRREGRRISGLLMSPHPVNLLRSSLASSEEQVLVGARSISTQVVRNRMKSVRNIQKITKAMKMVAASKLRAIQTRAENSRGLWQPFTALLGDIPSVDVKKNVIVTISSDKGLCGGINSTAVKISRGIHKLNSGPEKECKYVILGEKAKAQLVRDSKKDIELSMTELQKNPLNYTQVAVLADDILKNVEYDALRIVFNKFQSVVSFVPTTSTVLSPEVVEREAEAGGKLGELDSYEIEGGETKSEVLQNLAEFQFSCVMFNAVLENACSEQGARMSAMDSSSRNAGDMLDRLTLTYNRTRQASITTELIEIISGASALEG